TCTTTTTCAGAGCTTAGTATTGTTTGCACCATAAAGAGGTAAGTTTATATGGCATGTTTAATGCAGGTCCATTTCAAACTCAACTTTATACATATGTATGTAGTACGAGTAACTGCTTTTCTTACAGCCTATGTAGGAAATAGGTCAGATGTTTTATGAAAACCCCTGCACTAGACAGATGTAGCCCatagaaagacaaaacaaaaactgaagggAGGTACGTCCTCTATAGATTTTTAACCAGTTTGCTATTCGTTTGAGTCACACAGTACATAGGCCCAAAAATCATGGATTCttcatagaaaaaaaaagattaatacaaaaattaaataaacaccaCAATCCCACATGAATAGGTGTGTAGCTGATTAATACTACTTGGAAGCTTTtgaaaaatacctttattttctgttaaaatatgttaaatgaatgaattgcATGAACAGAATGAAGTGTACTACATCACAGCAGTTACGTTTAATCTTTTAACAATAatttcagaatcaaaatcagaaacaggtttattgccaagtaggttaacacaagGAATTTTCCTTGGTGtatatggtgcatacatatACAGCAAGGCACATTCTTAGTAATTTCTACTGGTATTTTATTGTCAGCAGAGAAGGTTTTAAAAAGATATGGTGTCCTGCCACCTGGTGTAAAGACAGAAGCACCGCTGCTTTGGCtttgcaatgtttttcttcattcagaaactgtgaacactATAACTTCTGTTGTTTGTCACATGAATTAGGGCTGAAAATACCAATAATTTTCATCGTCAATTATTAAATTTGTTGTAACTTGTTGTTAATAGTTGATAATATGGGAGAAGACTCTGTTTTCTCAGAGTTCCTGTTATATttgaaactgtgttttttatttaaaccaaagagaaaaaaaactgaaaatagatTTAGTTTTCTGCCACTGTGAGAATAATTGGTCCAAAATGAAATGTCTAATACATTGAAAAGGACATGTGCTATTAGAGTGAAAATGAATGTATAATTATTCTAACAAATGTACAAGCTTTGATGCCTCACTTGTCATGTAAACACAAGTCTATTCTTTCCTTGATGAAACTTGTTGCCAATGTTAATGTGAAGCAAATGAATCACCATATCACCCAACTGGTATAGCTCTCACTTTCTAAACCAATGGTTGTTTTTGAATATTGATATATTCACTCAACCCCAAATCAGAAAAAGATAGtcacaaatggaaaataaaaagagggaGGGGTGTATGAAAGGTCATTTTCATTtactgcaggttttttttttaaacatttttcactgaATGTGTATTCCACTCCCCATTGCAGTTCTTGGAAACACATACTAATGTTATTTCCAAAGGTGAGATATGGGGTGTTCcataataaatgatattatgttttttaaatcatttttaatgaaaagacATAAAATCATCGTTGttataaacatgtcttcaccACAGCTGCTTCTCTACCTGTGACTTGGGGAATCCCTCACTGATGCagtaataaatgaaacattgaaaCAGTTTTCCATGTGGTAGGATAATACCTTTTTGCATTTAGAGTGATAAAGCATAGCTTAGTGTAATTATTCTTATTTCCCTAGCATCTTCTGTTCTATCTCTCCATGCATTATTGTTTAACGTCCACTAGATGGCTGTAAACCCACTTTTAGAGGCTGGTAAATCAGAGGAAGTTATTAAACTGTATCAACAGTAGTTaatgaaatattgttttgaaatgGCTGAAATCACAGTGGTTCCTCCTCTACGAATTTCAATTAAAGCTGAGGATTTTAACATATGGTGTAGTTATAAGTATTAAATATCTCCATCATGTTGGTCATCAAAGGCCGAGAAAAACTcactacatttcaaatgtgcacAACTTTATACTGCTGACTCTAAAAAATGCAATTCCTCTTTCGCTTTTCCCAATCCTCTTCATgtgatttgtttggttttactAAATCAAAGTACAATCATACTTCTCCACAGTGTACATAAAGGCCTCGATCTACAGGGAAGTAAAATCGGTAACAAGTCTGAGCATGTTGGTTGGTAGTTGGTGGGTAACTTGACCATCTCCAGTCATAAAGTAAATGCATTCTGTCCTCCTACACAGTCTGATGATGACACATACCTGTTTGTCTGCCATGAAACTTTCCCCAAGTagagtacaaacacaaaaagtgaAACCAGGTGAACTGACCTCAAGCAGAATTCAAAAGTTGGTGGTAATTTTCAAAGCGCAAACAGTGAACAACAGATGACGTTCTTTTCCACCTATTTGATTTTGACATTTGCTTGGTATTATCAACTACATATTGTGAATTGTAAATATATGAGAGCTTTTACATAGTAATGTGGTCCCAGGGTTGCATTACATATAGATTCTGAAAAGTTATTTCTAATACATTTCAAcatagtttatttttgtgtacTTTACAATTATTATATCTCCAGTTCCTGCTCTAATAACACTTTTCCTAATTAATCAATGGAAAACAATGAActgagaaataaatgaaatcacgCTTTACTGTTTGAAATCTTCAAcaatttaatgttaaaaaatgtgattcttcttttattgtttattttctgatcCCCCTTCCTCCCATTCTGCATATTATCCTGAATATGTTAAATACTATTATTCTACTTTACAAAATCCAAACACATACAAAGACAAAGGGGTGACATGAAGCAAAAACAGCAAGTCTGCGACTTACAATGTTGGCAAAAAAACGATAGAAAAAAGGATCACCTTCCAAACCCTCTTCACTAAGTCTTAAAATAAACAAGGAACTGAATGATTCATTTCGGAAACGACGCGTGTTAAAGTTCTTGACTGCTTACTTCTCCTAGTAGTGAGTTGTGTTCCTCATTTTTGGGTGAATTGTGGTAAGAGGGGCCAGCCCCAAGATGCAGTAAcaatctgtgcctcttgtgtttGCTATAGTAAAATACAGGGGAAAGCACCATCTGGATTTCTCTGTGTTCTATAGATACTCAGGGCACAGCAGAACACAGTCAAACATCAAAACATCCttatcacatgcacacactgagcTCAGGAAGCAACCACATACACTGCTCTGGTGCAGAGTAGAGGAAACTCAGGACCTGCACAGTTGTCAGCTCTCAAAATCTCTCTTCCTGCGCTCCCCAGGCTCAGGCCGCTCTGAGATCTGCCGTTGGACTGACGATGCCACAGACTACCCAGCATTCCCTCATTCATGTCCTCCTTTTGTGGATCAGCATCCTCTCCATCATCCAGGTTGTGTTCATCACCCTTTTCTTCACAACAGGACATCACAGCTGGGTGAGACTTTTTAAATTACTTCTAGATTGACTTTACATAATGTAACAGTATCTTTTAGGCATTAATAATGAGCTACTTAGTTTTACCATAGCCTCATCGAACTTGAGTGAATTAACAGAGCATAGGTTCACCTCTAGTATGTTAAAGCACCTGTGCAGTGCAGCTGTACTTTCTTGTGGTCTTGGTCGTAGCAGCTGGTGAGAAAGACACCCCTGCCTCTGTTCCGCAGCTGGTTACGCGTACCCAGAAAACGTTCCCCCAAACATTGGAAGCTTTTGTGTAATGCTCAGATAAAAAAGTTTGCTCAGCGTCAATCCCAGATATTAATCAGAATGACACCACAAATATAATTGTTGTGTAGTATAATTTTTAGACAGCGTCCTTGTGGTAGCCttcaaagcaaatgtttttactgttaGTGTTTAGAGTAAACAATTGAAAGTTTAATGCTTTTTGTAAACTCTGctttgcattaaaacatttgattaagcactgaaaaatataaaaagcctGTTTTTATGCACTGACCTTGATTTAAAGGCACTTTAGTTTTTCGTTATTATTTTGTAACTCTTaatgccatttatttattttaatgagcaTATTTTGTACTTCTGTTCTCTCTTCCAGTCTTGGAACAGTAGCACTGTAGCTCCAGCGCGCCCCATGCAATTCCAGGCTAACAATACGCCCTCGGTAAGacaactgcagcttcagagttATATATACCTCTCCTATCAACTTTACTGTGTTGTGTACTAAATATTCCGGCCATCTCAAAACACACGTTATTGTCAATGAATATGTAATTCTATTCCTTaatttcagaaacacacatcctGCAGAGAAGTCTTTTctataaaataatgtttctaCTTGAGGTGCTTTTGTCAGGCAGTCTAACCTCACTTCTTGGAGGAAGCAGAGTGACGTCTTTACACGTTCGGGGAAATGCCACTAAAATAAACCGTCtcattattttgcttttgaagATAGAGCATGCTGTATAATCTCTTCTCACTTTTAAGATGGGGGTACTAGTCTCAtcaacacacaaatacatcttATTTCTATGTAATTGGTTCAAAACTGATAGCATCTTCCTTCATGGTACTATTTTGGGACTAATTGACTACCTTTCTTTCAACAGGCCCCCTCTGAGCATAGGCTTCTCACAGGAAAAGTTGAAATGCTCACCTTTAAGGCAACTGAAGGTAAGGCTATTGTCATACTCAGCTCATGATTGTACAAAATAAGATCAATGACAAGTTTGTACAAAATGAGTCAGGTTCATTCACAAGCTGTATGAAATATAGTTCATGTCCTGGCCAAAGGGATTATGTAATTGCTGCAGATATGATTGCATCTCATGTCATTTCATGACAATTTACAGCATTTCCTTTCTGACACCCACAGACAACAGGAAAATCACATGGGAAACAAGGAATCAAGATCAAATCCTGGTTtcagaggaagaaggaggaaaatttctgaaaataaagaaGGATGGATATTTCTTCCTAAGTCTTCAGGTGACGCTGTCTTCATGTAATCATACATTGGGATACACAGTCAGGCTGAAATCAAATGACAAAGACATCCTGCATGGCTGGATCAACACTATCACTTGCAGCACTGGTCTCCTCGGGAAGGTGGAGGAGCTATCGGCAAATGACATCCTGGAGGTCATCATCAACTGGCCAAACACAGATAGTATCATTGATGAAAGAAAATATCTTACCCACTTCAATATCGTATTCTTGCCAAGGAATTAgatgttatatattataaatattataatctCAAATATTAATCTATATATGAAATCCTTTGCATGTCTCAGGGCATCTGTCGAGCTGTGGGACCTGCACAGCTGGTAGAATGAACTCTTGTTCTTTTGTTACCTCACAGTCTTCTGTCTTTGCTTTAGCATCAACAGACACAAACTCAGCTGTTTTGTACTATAGAAAGAATATGAAGTATACTGTTGGATATACCATGGGTGATAATTGTTATTGCTGAGGTGATCAAGGTGATCAAGGAGGACATTTTTTGTGAAGTGTTTCTAGTGTATCTACTTCATTGTCCCCCTTTTTGGAGTTTCTAATATCTAAAATGTTTAGGAGTTAAAAGCAACTTTGTAATCTTAAGTTCCACATCTACTGGCAGAACTTTGTTATTTGCACCACAGCTTTTATTTGCGACTtgctgatttctttttctttatttgttttgaactgtgtgaattatatatttatgttgaatgtatttattgtttggaCCTTGAATATATAACAcctactgtatttaaaaaaattccaTGGGCTTGTCAGCAATTAACCAATGAATGTATGTCACTGTGTGGCACAGTATGTCATTGTGTGGCATGCATCTCTTGTAAGTGATTCACTAGAATGAATgacactgtttttgttgttaagGATTGTACTAACATAgctaaaataatacaaactaGAGGACATGGCCTGAAAGTGCCACAATAACTTTTGTTATTTAAGACATGTGCCATGACATCATGGTCATTTTACAATCTGTAGAAGTTATGTAAACTACTGGTGTAGTAAACAGGAAGCACATTTGTGACGACCCCTCCCTCTCTACTCTGTGTAATTCTATTTTCATGATCTGAAcataaaatgaaacagaaaagacCAAAAATAAACTCCAAATCTTCTCTTTCCTGTATCACACAATATGACAAGTAAAATCATGACTTGTGGTTGTTTATATGGAAAGTTTTAGAGAATTTTTAGGTTTTGTCAAAGATTTGCAGTTGTTATTAATGCAACAAGTAACTAGTTGCACACTGGATGGTGTACTGTatgaacattcattttattataaatctaAACTTTACATCTGGCTACAGTACATCTCCATGTACTTTAATTgcttaataataaaatatactttcattACACTGTTGTATGTACATTAGTTAATAGTAATTTGATGTCTTTGAAAGCCCCAACATGGAGCAAAATAACATCCCAAAGATGATTTAGTGATTTCGACTGTGACTCATTTTCAAGACCCTAGATATGAAGTGAAAGTGAGAGGTCATTAGTTAAGAGTGGGACCCACAGATAATGAGTCAATAAGACAGAGCGATGTGTGTGCTGTCGAAGAATATTGCCTTCATGCTGACAtagcaaagaaagaaaacacctTAAATAGACATccaataatatatctgatagGCATCACAAGAAAACAGatacacaaaatgtaatggaaCATGATGATAGTCATCATGTCTATGCCAAGACACATTTTCCAAGTAACTGAGGTTTTCATCTAAAAAAAGAGGCCCATACAGAATCTGTATTAGCTGTTGCTACCACAGCTTTCGATTACTGTAGTGTTGAGGTGTTAAATTAAAATCTACATAACAGTCCCATTTACCGCCCACTCTGTCTTGTCTATTAGAAGAATAGTCATGGGTTGGTTTGTTCCCACCTTTAATTTCCACTGCCCAATGCTAAAGCAGAGGTAGAAGAGTTCGATATCCACATAAAACtgcttcagaaaaaaacataatttccaCCCAAACGTCACTGAGAGAGCTTGTTTGCGGTGtcagacatattttaaatgtgtaatcaattaaaaacatgtccAAATCAGGCTTGTCCGTAACTGCTAAAATCCCAAAAGAGTTGCCACAACTAAAATTGTGAGAGGTTTTTTTGATAGAAAACATCACAACACTTGACTTTTAACCTTGATCAAAAGTGGCAGTATTCtcaaattcaatattttatttataagacCCAACATCACAAAATGACATGTGTTTAAGGGAGGGCACTGTTTTCTTTCTGATCTACAGACCAACACAAGGGGACAGTATTTACCTGTTTTGCTCTGCTGTGTACCTTGAACCTACCTTTCAGTTTTGTCTAGCACACAAAAGTTGCTCTTGGCATCACACATTTTTCGGTGTAGAAACAAGGCGTTCATGTGACGGATAAGAAGACGTGCATTTAcaagaaaattgtgaaaaatgttgatgaTTTCTTAACAGATTGATACCACAACCCTGCATTATGATACGTTTGAGATCAAACAGTAGGCCCATAAAGAGTGCTGTCATCCCACACAAATTCTCCATAAAAGTCATTTCTAGACCATTTGAAAGAAAACCTTACTGCTTAATTCCCAACCACAGCTGATGCAGCTCCCCCTCCTTTGCTAGTATACAGTCTCTCACACCTATCATGCCAGCCAGCGCTGGATTATAATTACTTACACATGCGTTGAGAAGCATTCATGAAGGGAGACCGTACAATAAGTCCAAGTCGAGGCCACCCATGACTTGACAGACAATATAGCGTCTTTGGGCATTAGGAATAGTGCTATACAAATcttgtgtattattataattattattattatatgttgaAGTTAAGTGTGTTACCGATTTGAACAAAACTTGCTGTGCTGAACAAGCCTGAGGGGAAATTAATTTGGGTTCACctaacctacacacacacacacacacacacacacacacacacacacacacacacacacacacacacacacacacacacacacacacacacacacacacacacactcacacacactgtcaggtTATGGGGTTGGAAAGTGAGTCAGGCAATCTGTTACCCTTTACACTAACAAATTCCCCCCCACCTGGCCCTACTACCACTTCCGCTTCAGTTTACAAATACACAACTCTGTGGGTGTTTCAACAGCGGCTTCTTCGAACAGACACAGCTGAAGGGAAAGCATAACTGCATGAGAGATacaaaaaagatagaaaaaagaACTTCCGAGTGATGTCAGCATGCTTGTAACCATGGTGATGAATTGAAAATGATCCGCAATAGCATTACATTAGATAAGTGTGCGGGTCTAATACACAAACACTTGGGTAACCTTTGACATTTTCAAGGGGAGTATAGGATTCAACTTTAAGGGCAGTTTGCACTTTGTTTTACTGTCCTAAGTACCTGAAATCAGCTGTGCCTGCATCACTCCGTACACAACGGATATCTTACATGTTACTGTATAATTGTGATGTACATTGCAAGCTGCTATAGTCATATCCGTCATAATGTCGGACTGTATTACAGCACACAGACATTCTGGTTGAAGGTGGCTGACACGTCGTTGTTGTTATGTGTCACTGTGCTGTTTAAAATAAGACTTTCTCCACAGTGCCGGTCGTGTGGTGGAACTGAGTGGGTGAAACTGTTGCTACTGAGGACAGCAAGGCTCCAGCACAACTTATCtgacacagcagcaggaagtgcaTCTAGGCTACATAATGGCCTTAGTAAAGactcaaaacattttaaatcattatctttttattttaaaatgtcgtATACATTATTTGACATAGGTATATACAGCAGAAATGATGTCATTCATATCACCACTGaagggataaataaataatgtgcagTATGCGTTACAGAAAGTAGACAGTTTCTATGTGTTTAGTTTCAGCATTAACttgacacatacagtacatttctaTTAAGCAAAAGTAAGATCAgtaacacttttttcttttgtacctATGACATCCAAGTCATTTGGTAACATTCAGACGATAccatttgaaataaagtaatataaaataagCATAACATAAGCATATAAAAAATCCCTGATAAGAAAATAATTGTGaatcatgtttaaaaataaaacagcttcaACCCCCAGCAAGGAAACCAGCACAGTCATGACCCCACATATTACTCAAAGAGGCTCAGAAAGGTTTACAAATCTTTCTCTTTACCAACCTACTTTTACCTTATGAATCATTATCCCTGTGTTAACTGTTTTTCAAGAGTTCAGATTCATGGTGAGATATCAGTGTGGTATTTATATCATATATGCACCGAAGACATTCTCAATGGGTTTGTGTTTCACAATATTTGTGGTATCACTCACTTCTACATAAATGCCGTCATTTTCTGTTAGGTGAAACACTCCACCGAGATAACTGTTGGATCGATTTTTCCTGGGcttgtcagtgtgttttttgGACAACAGGAGAGGAATGCTTTTCCCAACATACCGTTCGGTTTTCCGATGAATAGAATGGTTAAAAAAATCAGTGTCTAAGAAGGAAACCTTGGAATAGACATAGTAATACCCCTCCTTCTGAATGATTAGACTCTGGTTTTTGTAGTCCATTTCATGGAGGAGAGGGTCTGCCTCCATGCTCCATGCCATGATAGTCTTTCCATGGACTACATCTGATCCATCTgggtaaaaaacaacaacaacaacaacaacgtgaaatctgattatttatttaattaatataatgtccttaaaatgtattgattaatTTTGATGGTTTGAAACTATGAATACATTCTTAAATGCAAAAGCTTTGATAAAATATGCTGTTTATAAATGGCAAAGTCCACTGGTCTCACCTGTCAGATGTGCAACCGGTTTGGAAGGAGGAATAACAAGACTGGGAATATCAGTAGTAGAGCTAACGTCTTTACCTGAGTGAGGAAAAGTCATAATGTCACTCATATGGATTAAGTTACTGTAGTCATATCTCTCAGTTGAGGCAAAAGGGATAAAAACGTACCTCCAATGAGCATAGAGGACGATGCTGAGGTGTCCTGCAATGGAAATAAAAACGTGTTACCTCTcagctgtgtgtgcatatttgttCTCTATTGTGAGCATATGCACTGTTGTGAAAAACTGCTATCTCGCTGAGGCATTAAATCAGAATTTTGTGAAAAAGttcctttttgtgtttatatgttgTTATCTTTCTGCAGAACAAAATCGGACAGGTTTGTATTTCTggtagagaaagaaaaatagacCACAATCATGTTACAGGAAATAGACCACTTCCTTTCTCCACGGTCCTGTTTTTACACTTTATATCTACGATTCCTATAACCACTACTGATTTAATGCTAACAAAGTCTCGCCATTCACCTGGGGATTGCTGCCCTCAAGCAGAGCTTAACATCAGGACAGGAAACTGAGTCATAAAgtcaaaacaaatactttactatatttttaactttatttgtaaatgcttttttgttttatgttattgtaattacattgccttgtttttttatgctgctgccacgaacaaatcaataaagtaattctatccatctatcttttctatctatctatctactatCCACCATCATGGGACCTCAAGACCACATGCCACTGTCAAGTATGGACGTCAATGTTTTCTCATAACTGGGCCGGACTTCCCAATTTACTCTCTTCCCCATAATAGTAAAATTATTTCACCATCAGCagttttgggagaaaaaaacatctttcatGTGATTGGAGAAAAGGTCAGTTCTGTAGCTATCATGAGAGCccttcatttcattatttacacTTAACTAGTGTTGAAGGAAC
The window above is part of the Eleginops maclovinus isolate JMC-PN-2008 ecotype Puerto Natales chromosome 16, JC_Emac_rtc_rv5, whole genome shotgun sequence genome. Proteins encoded here:
- the tnfsf14 gene encoding tumor necrosis factor ligand superfamily member 14 isoform X1, with product MKHLSVSIVGMSTAVYPSVYVVDTHANRPPVPPRLSQKAQRARPVQTLLILLVSLALFGMAIEACFIYHLYQPAGSDTSASSSMLIGGKDVSSTTDIPSLVIPPSKPVAHLTDGSDVVHGKTIMAWSMEADPLLHEMDYKNQSLIIQKEGYYYVYSKVSFLDTDFFNHSIHRKTERYVGKSIPLLLSKKHTDKPRKNRSNSYLGGVFHLTENDGIYVEVSDTTNIVKHKPIENVFGAYMI
- the tnfsf14 gene encoding tumor necrosis factor ligand superfamily member 14 isoform X2, with amino-acid sequence MSTAVYPSVYVVDTHANRPPVPPRLSQKAQRARPVQTLLILLVSLALFGMAIEACFIYHLYQPAGSDTSASSSMLIGGKDVSSTTDIPSLVIPPSKPVAHLTDGSDVVHGKTIMAWSMEADPLLHEMDYKNQSLIIQKEGYYYVYSKVSFLDTDFFNHSIHRKTERYVGKSIPLLLSKKHTDKPRKNRSNSYLGGVFHLTENDGIYVEVSDTTNIVKHKPIENVFGAYMI